The Hypanus sabinus isolate sHypSab1 chromosome 2, sHypSab1.hap1, whole genome shotgun sequence DNA segment ATCCCTAACAAGCTGAAAGCAgagcagactgctcttacagaactgctaagtGAAATACGTGCAGTGTCACAGAAAGAagtatgaaccagggcattacataaggTTTGGATAGGTTCCTTGTATCTTTCTCAAATGTTAGGTTTGCGCTACGCCTCTTGCTTGATGGTTACCTGGGGTGAGTTTGAAATTCTGGTGTTCTTCCTTCAGGTTTGGGATGCGTGCTCTGATGCAATGATCACCTTCGATAAAGCTGACCTGTCAGATGACATGGGCTTCATCGTTGAGAATGATGTGATATTAACGGCTTTGTCAAAGCAGCTGGCTGCCGCTGCAGGTAGGTGCTGAGCTTGAACCCAGGACATTCACGTGAGAGTTGGGAAGGTTCAATGACTTAACATGTTCATAAACTCAGAACTTTTCACTAGTTCCCCAAGATCCTGATAAGGCAATCCTTGTGTTACATATGCCATCCTGCTCCTTATCTTTGGGGTGAGACATTAAACTTCAAATGGCAGGTCTTGTTTGTGTTTGGGGACTTGAGTTTGGAAACTCAATCCAGGAACCTTGATGCCCCCAAAAAAACCTACCCCCATGACCCCACTGATGCTCAATTTTTATGCCCTCCCCACTGACATGAAGTGCCACAGTAAGTGGACCAATACTATACATAGCATCATGTCAAGCCACTGAACCAGAGCCAATCAGCATGTTGCCACTCTTCACAAGTTCCACCCGTCTTCACCTAACTGTCATGTTCCCATGCCTGTTAAACATAGAAagcctaaagcacaatacaggcccttcatcccaccaagtgtgccgaacatgtccctaccttagaaattacctaggcttacccgtagccctctattttactaagctccatgtacctatttaaaagaccctatcatatctgcctccaccaccgttgccagcagcaaattccatgcacacaccactctctcagtaaaaaacttacccctgacatctcctctgtaccttctccccagcaccttaaacctgtgtcctcttgtggcaaccatttcagccctgggaaaaagcctctgactatccacacgatcaacgcctctcaacatcttatacacctctatcaggtcacctctcatcttctgtcgctccaaggtgaaaaggccgagctcactcAATCTGTTtttataaggcatgttccccaacccaggcaacatccttgtaaatctcctctgcaccctttctatggcttccacatccttcctgtagtgaggcaaccagaactgagcatagtactccaagtggggtctgaccagggtcctattttgctgcaacattacctcctggctcctaaattcaattccatgattgatgaagcccaatacaccatacgccttcttaaccacagagtcaacctgcgcagctgctttgagtgtcctctggacttggaccccaagatccctctgatcctccacactgccaagagccttaccattaatattatattctgccatcatatttgacctaccaaaatgaaccactttatgCTTATCTgtgtgaactccatctgccacttctcagcccagttttgcatcctatcaatgtcccactgtaacctctgacagccctccacactatccacaacacctccaacctttgtatcatcagcaacttactaacccatccctccacttcctcatccaggttatttataaaaatcacaaagagtaggggtcccagaacagcaccccactggtcactgatctccatgcagaatatgacccgtctataaccactctttgccttctgtggccaagccagttctggatccacaaaataatgtccccttggatcccatgccttcttactttctcaataagcctttcaaggggtaccttatcaaatgccttgctgaaatccatattcacaacatctactgctcttccttcatcggtatgtttagtcacatcctcaaaaaattctatcaggctcataaggcatgacctgcccttgacaaagccatgctgactactcctaatcatattatacctctccaaatgttcaaaatCCTGCctatcaggatcttctccatcaacttaccaaccactgaggtaagactcactggtttataatttcctgggctatctctactccctttcttgaataatggaacaacatccgcaaccctccaatcctccggaacctctcccgtccccattgatgattcaaagatcatcgccagaggctcagcaatctcctccctcgcctcccacagtagcctggggtacatctcatctggtcccagtgatttctccaacttgttgctttccaaaagcttcagcacatcctctttcttgatatctgcatgctcaagcttagttgctgcaagtcatcactacaatcaccaagatccttttccatagtgaacactgagtttaagtattcattaagtacctctgctgtttcctccgattccatacacactttcccactgtcacacttgtgaaaggtcctattctttcacatcttacccTCTTCACATACTTGGATGGATGGTAGGATGGAATTCCCAAAGTTCCGTTGTGTTCAAGACCGCTGTGATGGTGAAACACTCAACAAGCACAAAGATTAATCCTTTACAATTCAGCCAGTGAAGTTCTGGTGAAAGGCTGATGAAATGATCATTGCTTAGCtgggttttgttttttttcagacAGAGTGCACGTGCTGTACAGGAGCAGAGCAGTGAAGTATACCTGGCCTGAACCCCACCAGTTGCCTGGCAGCAAACCATGGGTGCAGATTGAGTTGGCTGATGGGAGTAAAGTGGAGACCAAGTTACTGGTGAGCAACAATCAAACCATGAAACTGTCTGCTGTAAGGGACAGGGTTCTTTGCCTGTTGAACCGTCATGCTGAGTATTCCAGTGGGCATACCTATCCTTGGCATTGTTGTTACCCTTTGAAAcatgctcaaaatgctggaggaacatagcaggtcaggcagcatctaaggaattgaataaacagttggcatttcaggatAAAACTCTTCATGTCTGGAAAGGAAGCCAGAATGGGAAAGTGGGGAGATGggtaggagtacaagctggccaggtgatgggtgagattagATTgggaggaagtgggggggggggggataaagtaagaagctgggaggtcatAAGTGAAAGaggttaagggctgaagaaggaatcaaaTGAGAAagaacagtggaccatgggagaaaggaaacaccgaggggaaccagagggatgtgatgggcaggtgaggagaagaggaggagttagaggggaaccagaatgaggaTTTGAAAAGAGAGTAGGGGGAAATAATTACTGAAAGTTAgacaaattgatgttcatgccgttAGTCTGGGGCTACCAAGACAAAATATGAGTTGTTGCTCTGACAACCTGCTTCATTGTGGGAGTGGAGTTGCTGTGGTCATACATGTCAGAATAGGATgtcgaattgaaatgggtagccatgGAGGTCCTGCCATTTGCAGCAGTATTAGTAGCTCTGGGATTTTGTAATAGATCCTGCTTCATCTAGGGTTCATTTACGCATACTTTGTGAATTGAAACTTGACTTCCTAATGAAGTTCTTGACCCCAAACATCAACTTTcatttgcctccatagatgctggctgactggTTGAGTCCTCCAGATTTCTGTGTTGTGCTCTGCAATTAGTTCACCTCTTTGGCTTTGAAGGGGGAGGAAAATATGGAGGGTACAGTGTCCCAGCACTGGGAGAGATTGTGTCCTGTGCTCTGTATTGCTGAGTCCAACACTGCATGGTTTACATATCCCCGAGTGGACACTGTTCTTTCCATTTCATAGAGGCTCACTTCCCACCCTTCTCTCTGTGAATTCACCTGACTGAGAAgtggaaaagtggcagatggtctGCACTCCAGCACTGGTGGTCCAAAGCGATCCTCTGGCTGATGTTTATTAAATGTGGAGCAGTACACTAACTGAGAAACAcccaaaaagtgctggaggaattcaggaagtcaggcagcatctttgcagGGGgttaaacagttgacgtttcagactgagaccctttatcagaagcCTGTGTGATCGATCTGTCTCCattcttttccctagatgctgcctgacttgttaacTTCCTCCagattttgtatgtgttcctcaagatttccagcatctgcagatctcttgTGTTCATCCACTGAGCTATATTTTGGCTACTAAAGTGGTTTCACACCTGTCCATTACAGAATTCTAAAGGTGAGGGAATACCTAGCTGACTCCATCTTACTAATCCGATGTTTtagaatgtgtaactgatcactGCATGGTGTTGATTGAGTGATTTTTCTCTATTCAATTTAGCTTCACTATATTAAACAGGTTGCATCTCTCCTCCAAGTAGATTGGGGCAGACGGCCCAAACTCAATGGTACGGCAGTCTGCCAACATTCAAACTGTGCAGTGGAAGTATGATCAGTCTGCTGTGGTCGCAACCCTCCACCTCGCTGAGGTAAGTAGACGCCTGCTGTCCTTGCACAGTGCAGCAGATATCTGGGGCCAGTCATTCCAGAGTCAAAGTAAGTCATTATCTTAAGTATttatatgttgccatatacaatcttcagattcattttgcaggcatttacaaaatacacaataaagaaatacattagaatttatgaaataaatagtgcaaataataaaaatataaataatacagagaacatgagttgtagagtccttgaaagtgaagaaggcagcagaaaggaaattatagacccgttagcctgacctcagtggttgggaagatgttggagtcaattgttaaggatcaggttacggagtacttggtgacacaggacaaaataggacACAGGataagtgattatgcagaaagtttgcagttaataactcatctccttctaccttaggccacaaacttatcaatcactgctgatgtgttattaacttcaaactttctgcattatcactcaaagagttgacctgcacgtgcatgtaacgagagctgtataactcatctccttcacaaacttatcaatcaaccctgctgtggacactttctggaggttcaagatTCGTGTGCTCCACGGCCGCTGGACTTAGTCTGTAAATGTAAGGGGGGACTATGTTGGAAAAATAAATGGACTCCTTATACCTtcggccatgaacttatcagtcacccttCGTATGTCATCATTCACCATCCTGATGTTAATTTTCTTGTCGACAttcacagaatcaatgaaaatctacacataaagactgacaaccgACCAGTGTGGAAAAGGAGACAAACTATGTAAATGCAAACACACATCTGAATAAACAGAGGTATAAATGATAGGCAGATatataagtaatactgagaacatgagttgtagactcTTTGAAATTTAGTCTTTAAATTGTGGAATCtgtgaggtgagtaaagttatctgcACTGGTTTAGGAGcatgatgattgaagggtaaatCAGCGTGTGTTGTGACAAAATGCCTTTGCTTCTCACAGTTTATCTCTCTTAAATTCTAGCCCACGGACAACAATGTGGCTTGGCAGCGATTCCTGGTGACTGGACCAATCGCAATGCTCCCGGTACAGTTTAAAATTTTAAAGTTTTCTTGTTGAACTGGACTTGTGGATTTTGCACAGAATTGTCATTAAGTTATGGACATTTGATTAAAATCACACTGGGAGTGGATTATTTTTGTGTGGGAtttgcaacacagaaacaggactttATTCTGCATATAATTCCAATTCGATTTCCATTGGGACATGCTGGTGCATGGCCGCCTCTTCTCCCATGACGAGGCCGCTCTCAGGCTGAAGGGGcaaaacctcatattccatttgagtagcttccaacctgacagcatgaatattgatttctttaacttctctccttctccccctccctcttctctcttcttccattccccactctggctctccTCTTCGCCCTTCTCTTCTCAGCTGCCActcctcttccccattctcccatggtccattctcttctcctaccaggttccttcttcagcccttccctTTTCCAACTAccatctcccagtttctcacttcatccttccTTTCCCCTTACCTGGCTTTACCTTTTCCTAGTTTGCACTCCTTCTACTCTCCCACCACCtggttctggcttcttcctccttcctttccagtcttgaagagtctcagccccaACCGTTGATCTTTTTTTCTCCTCTATAGAAGCTATCTcaactgagttcatccagcattttgagtatgttactttggatttccagcatctgcagatcttttaTGTTTGCAAACCAGCGGAAATACTCAGAAGTTCTTGTAACACCAGAGTGGAGATAGAAACGGAAGTTTCATACTTGATTGTCCTTCCTCAGAACTAGGTGAAGTTAGAGGTGAAACACAGTTTAGGCTGCTGAGGGTGGGGCATCAAGATCAGAAGAGAAGGTCTGTAgaagtttcaaagtaaaatttattaaaaGAGTAcgtatgtcattatgtacaagcCTGAGGTTCTTTCCTTTTCCTGTGgctatactcagcaaatctgttgaatagtaactataacaggatcagtaaAAGATCGAGTAgagcaagattatgagaggcttggatagggtggatagccaggaCCTGTTTCACAGGGcacaaatagcaaacaccagTGGGCACacgtacaaagttaagggagggaaatttaggagagacatcaggggtaagttttttacacagagggttgtgggtgcctgtaatgacttgccagggttggtggtggaggctaaaacaggggtacttaagagcctcttggacaggcacgtggatgaaagaaaaatggagggctacagggtagtgtgagtttagtacttttttttaaggaatatatgtgTATTCTAGTGTTCTAGCATAGAAGACACAAACTATGCAactgcaagtataaataaatggcaataaataataaggacacaaaataacaagataaagagaccttgaagtgagatcattggttatgggaacatctacagatgagtgtagttatcccttctTTTTCATGAGCCTGAGGGTTGTGGGTAGTAACTTTTCttaaaactggtggtgtgagtcctgaggttcttgtactttCTGCCTGAGGACAGCAGtgtgaaaagagcatggcctggtgatcttcgatggatgctgctttccaacaACAGTGTATCATATATCACTGGTTGGGAGGACTTCATCTATTATGGACTGGGCCTATTAAATTGATACCCTTGGTAGGATTATCAGTTGAAAGAGTGATTGTGTCTAGAGCTGTTGAAAATAAGAAGAGATGATGAATTACTAGAGGAGATAAAGCTAACAGATAGAGGAATTATGAGGTATGAGATTGGAATtgttaacacgagtgaatctgcagatgctggaattaaataaaaaacacaaaatgctggcagaactcagcaggccagacagcatctatgggaggaggtaatgacgacgttttgggccgaaacccttcatcaggagtcaggAATTGTTAAGTTTCTTTTGTTATATTCTGTGTTGAGATTTGAAGTGTAAGATGTCAATTCTGAGGTTAAGGTGTTCCTTCTCAACTTGACTTTGAGCTTTGTGGAGGCCAAGAAAACTGAGAATTGAGTCTGAATCAGATCAGGTTTGCTATCACTgaatattttgtgaaatttgttgttttgctcagTGGTACAGtataatacataaaaattactatacatTACAGTGAGAAATACAAAAGAGGGCAAAATGGAGGTCATGGGTTCATGGATAGTTTAAGAATCtgatggcaaagaggaagaagctgtttccaaaaTGTAGAGTTTGCATCCCCCTGATGCATTACCTCCTCCATGAAGGTAGTAATGATGAGGGCATATTCTGAATGGTGAGAAGTACAGTAATAGCCATTAAAAGAGGATTAATTCTGCagatactcagcaggtccagGTAGAGAGTTAATGTTACAGGTCGAGCTTAGTGTGTCTGAAGtaggaaagaggaggggagggtggagagaaCAAAGGAATTATCCGTGGTTAGTGGAGATTGAGGTAGTTCAAGATACTGTTGTCCAAGGGAGGGTGATGGATGCTTGTTAATTACAGTTAATCTGTCTGGCGGTGGTGTATATAGGGGAAGATGAATAAATCTGGCTCAGAGGAAGGAAGAGCAATGCTGGAACTGCTACAGGAGTGTGTTCACCTTGAATATCTGGTTTGTGTGAttaggttgattttttttttgatgacCTGGTCTGAGGATGCTTTTAATGGGGCATAATCCACTCTTTCTTTCTCCAGCTCTCTGATAACCTCAGTTCCTTGGTGTGGTCAACCTCTCATCAGCATGCTTCTGACTTGCTCAATGTGGATGAAGAAACATTTGTCGATGCCATCAATTCAGCATTTGTAAGTATATATGGAATTGCCAGATTTGAGTGGGGATTGCACTCATGGTCATTGTTCTGTACAGAGCTGGCTGCTTTCAGTTCTCTGGCGCCAGCAGTGAGTGTGAGTGGGGAAACGACCAATAATGCCATTTCTGATTACAAACTTTCTGGGTCCAGCTGCAGCTAATGGcatctttgagcagaaaatctgtgcagcaggatgctgcctgtcttgctctTTCTGTTTTTGATCACTTTCTAACATCCACACCTCTCACAGCAACTGCCTGCATACACCTTCAGAATGAAAGCACTTTTTAGACTAGCTCTGCCCAACAAGTGGCAATGTGAAGAGAGATTTTATAATATTCCTGCAATTCTTACTATTTGCTTTGATCATCAGTTACTAGGGACAATGCATTTGTGCTGATTGAAGAAAATAGGTACTTGATAATTACTGTATAATTCCACAGAGCCAGAAtcgaagagtgatctgattttccaaaagctgggcaAAGGAGAGCTTTGAGCATTGCGAAGGAAGAGTAGCAATTGTTTATCGTTTACCTTCATGCACTTTTTTGGTAGCTTATAtattctctttttttaaattgttttccCACATTCTATCTGAATGCTCTGGGTAATTATTTGATCTGTCTAAATTGTAGGTTTTCATTGTATTTTGTTAGATATGACAATAATATGCCAATGCATGCTTTATTTATCTTTGTTGCCTCCTGTCAGAGAGGTACGGATGCTTGCTGGAATTGGATTGCCACATGTTGATTTTTGGTGGATAATAAAAAATATGATGTTTCCTTTGGAATGATTGTTTTGTGTGTTAATGCTGTCTGTTGTTAtctgttacagtggagtaatgaGAATCATTCTGAATTCGTTGCCACTGCCAACTCCATGTTGAAGACAGCATTTGCGTTCCTGATGCCGTCAGGCATGTCAGTCCGCCAGCTTCCACCAAGCGTGGCTCGCATTGACCCAAAAAGCAGGGCTATGTTTCCACTGGGGCTGGGCCATGCCACCAAGTATGTTGGATCGCGAGTTGCCCTCATTGGGTAAGATTTTAGAAATTTTTCTCTCTTGTTAACCTGCCTGAGGCTGTAAATCAAGGAAGCCAGCTTGCTGCTGTCCTGTCTGATGCTGTCCCTGGGACAGGAACAAGACCAGCTGAAGAACACTCTTGCTTCTCGCTCTGATTTCTACAGCAGTTTATGATTGTTGCTCTACAGCACCTCCCTTTGGGGCAGTGCAAATCTGCAGCTTCCTTTGAATTTCTGCTATGTTgtgttggtattggtttattattgtcacctaagaccataagacatagaagcaaaattagaccattcagcccatcaagtctgctccaccattccatcatg contains these protein-coding regions:
- the coq6 gene encoding ubiquinone biosynthesis monooxygenase COQ6, mitochondrial, which gives rise to MFGWRGARFLCGFRARGRGWLLASSACRNCSSAREQHDSGPPDLYDVVISGGGMVGAAMACALADDPNLSEKRILLLEAANKKTDGKLPELHSNRVSALTPGSASFLDRLGAWDHICNMRYKPFKRMQVWDACSDAMITFDKADLSDDMGFIVENDVILTALSKQLAAAADRVHVLYRSRAVKYTWPEPHQLPGSKPWVQIELADGSKVETKLLIGADGPNSMVRQSANIQTVQWKYDQSAVVATLHLAEPTDNNVAWQRFLVTGPIAMLPLSDNLSSLVWSTSHQHASDLLNVDEETFVDAINSAFWSNENHSEFVATANSMLKTAFAFLMPSGMSVRQLPPSVARIDPKSRAMFPLGLGHATKYVGSRVALIGDAAHKVHPLAGQGVNLGFGDVISLTQHLSEAAFNGKDLGSIEHLNAFETERQRHNLPIMAAIDMLKRLYSTKSTPVVLLRSLGLQATNALGLVKEQIMAFVSK